The nucleotide sequence CAAATACCGTAACTTCTGGCCGGCCAATGTTCACATGGTTGGAAAAGACATTTTGCGCTTCCATACGATCTACTGGCCAATCCTGTTGATGGCACTGGATATCCCGTTGCCAAAACAAATTTTTGGTCATGGCTGGCTTCTGATGCCAGATGGAAAAATGTCAAAATCCAAGGGCAATGTCATTGATCCGAAGGTTTTGATCGACCGTTACGGTTCTGACGGCGTTCGCTACTTCCTGCTTCGTGAAATCAACTTCGGTCAGGATGGCATCTTCACGCCGGAATCGTTCGTACAACGCCTGAACTACGACTTGGCTAATGACATCGGAAACCTGCTGAGCCGTACCGCTACGATGATTGAGAAATATTTCGACGGTATTGTTCCAGCTCCACAGGATGCAGGAGAGCCGGATGACAGCTTAATCGGCCTCGCGATGAAAACGAAGGCGCTGGTGGAAGAGCACATGGAAGAAATGCGCTTCTCCAATGCACTGGCTCACATCTGGGAACTGGTGGGACGTACAAACAAATACATCGATGAGACCATGCCTTGGAATCTGGCAAAATCCGAAGAAACCAAGGGTCGTCTGGCAACTGTCATGTACAATTTGGTGGAAAGCATCCGCATTAGCTCCGTGCTGATCCAACCGTTCATGACCAAAGCACCAGCGAAAATTTGGGATCAACTAGGTATTTTGGGCAATGAAGAAGCAACCAACTGGGAATCTGCAAGTGTATGGGGTGGATTGCCTGCTGGAAGCATCGTCAGCCGCAAGGAACTGCTCTTCCCTCGTTTGGATGTTCAAGCGGAACTTGCTTTCATCGACGATTCGACAGCAGAAGCACGTCGCCAAGCAGAGGAAAACAAGAAAAAGCAAGCAGCTTTGAAAGGGGAAGCACCGGTGAGTGAAACAAACACCAACCAAACAGAAGCAGCAACTGACAAACCAGCTGATGCAAAAGAAGAAATCAGCATCGACGATTTTGGAAAAGTAGAGCTGCGCGTTGCACAGGTAGTGGAATGTGCCAAGCATCCAAATGCTGACAAACTGTTGGTTCTGCAATTGGATCTCGGCTACGAGAAGCGCCAGGTTGTTTCTGGTATCGCGAAATACTACTCCCCAGAAGATATGGTCGGCAAAAAAGTGATCCTCGTCGCTAACCTGAAGCCAGTGAAGCTTCGCGGTGAGCTATCTCAAGGGATGATCCTGGCAGCATCAGCAGGAGATCAGTTGACACTTGCGACTGTTGACCCAAGTATGCCAAACGGAGCAATCGTGAAGTAACGAGGGCAAGGAAAGGAAGGACCCATCTTGTTATTTGAAACCCATGCTCATCTAAATGCGAAGGAATTCGATGAAGATCGTGCAGAGGTCATTGCTCGTGCGCAAGAAAATGGCGTCAGTACGATTGTGAACATCGGATTTAACGCTGAAACAATTCCAACCTGCATGGATTTGGCTCATGCGTATGACTTTATTTACGCCGTCATCGGTTGGCATCCACAAGACGCCAAGGACATGACAGACGAACACCTAGAATGGATCGAGGAACTCAGTCGTGATCCGAAAGTAGTGGGATTGGGAGAAATGGGCTTGGACTACTACTGGGATACGTCGCCACGTGATGTGCAGGCAGAGGTATTCCGCAAGCAGATTCGGCTGGCTCGCAAGCTCGACATGCCGATCATCATCCACAATCGCGATGCGCACCATGACGTTTTGACGATCCTCAAGGAAGAGAAGGCAGCAGATGTTGGCGGCATCATGCACTGCTTCTCTGGCAGTTGGGAAACAGCAAAGCAGGCACTCGATATGAATTTTTATATTTCGTTCGGTGGTCCGCTTACATTCAAAAATGCCAAGCAGCCAAAAGAAGTAGCAGCGAAGGTACCGCTAGACAAGCTGTTGATAGAGACAGATTGCCCATATCTCACTCCGCATCCTTTCCGTGGAAAGCGAAATGAGAGTGGATATGTGCGTTACGTCTGTGAAGAAATGGCGAACATTCATGGGTTGTCTTACGAGGAAATGGCACAAATTACCGCAGACAACGCCACACGTCTTTTTCGCATGAACGGTTAATAAAAACGGGAAATCACGATTCATCACGTGATTTCCCGTTTTTTTGTGTGAAGTAACCGGGTTCTACTCTATTTTGTCGACGCATACGATGAACAATGTGTCGAACGATTATTGTCCATCCGACATGGCTTCTCGACAGGTTTCTGCTACCATTCGCCACGCCTATTTTGCTAGTCTGATACCATTATCGTTTCAGCCAAGAGGGAGGGTAAATTTGACAAAGCCGGGAAAGTGAAATACAATCAAAGCCGACCTTGTGAAGTACCGGCCACTTCCAGAATATTAGTGCAATTACATCGACCCTTACCTGGCTAGACAAGAAGAGCCTTGCGCTTTTCTAGGAAAAGGAGTGTGGGAAATGGAGTTACGCGCGATATGGGAAAGGTATAAGAATCGGGGGCTAGTCATGTTTGGCTGCCTTGCTCTTGTGCTCGTTCCCATGATTGGCTATTTCTCTGCCCAGGCTACTCAGCCAAAACAGGTCACTTTTTCGTTGGACGGAGAAAGCAAGACGGTCGCTACAAAAGCCAAGACCGTTGAGCAGTTCTTAACCGAGCGGAACATTACGGTAACGGAAAAGGATTCCCTTCAACCGACACCTGAGACGAAGCTAAAAGACGGAGCACTCATTACTTTATATACGACCTGGTCCATACCAATCCAGGTTGACGGGCAGAAAAAAACGATAGAGACACTTAGTCGTGATGTTGCTGGTGCGTTGAAGGACGGCGGCATCGTGCTAGGTGAGAAGGACCGGGTAGAACCGGCATTGACCGCAACACTTACCAAGGACTCCTCGATCAGCGTAAAGCGGGTTGTTGAGAAAATGGTAAAAGTCGATGAGCGAGTCAACTTTCAAGAAATACGCAAAAATGATCCAGCGCTGGAAAAAGGTAAGACTCGCGTATTACAGAGCGGGCAAGAAGGTAAGGCAATTGCACACTATAAGCTAGTCATGGAAGATGGAAAAGAAGTCTCCCGTGATCTGGTCAAAAGAGATGTACTTGTACCGAAGAAAGATAATGTCGTAGCCGTGGGTACCGCAATCCCAACGTTGCAGAAAAAGGGTCAACCAGATCGGGTCCTGGTTGCTTCAGCAGCGGGTCCGGTCTCGCGTGGTGGAAAAGTGTTTAGGCCGAAAAAAGTACTGAACGGGGTTACCCTGACTGCATATACTCCTTCGGGAGGTGGCAAACACCCAAGCTCTCCAGGATATGGACGCACATCGACAGGGGTAAAAGCCAAGGCAGGTCACACAATCGCTGTAGATCCTAAAGTCATTCCGTATGGATGGTGGGTGTACATTGAAGGTGTTGGGTATCGTCGAGCTGAAGATACGGGTGGTGCCATGAAAGGTGGCAAAATCGACGTATTCGTAGGCACGGAATCCGAGGCGAGGAAATTCGGTCGTAAGCGAAACAAAACTGTATATATCATTGGACCACAGAAGCCTTAGGACAGGAGCGATTGCTCCTGTTCTTCTGTTTCCTCCATGGTTATTGTGATAAGCTGTTTGTTAGTTAGACGATCCTGTTTTACCAAATGTTACATGTATTTTTTGCTTTGGGTACGGTTTTTTTTGGAACACTAGTATCGTACCGACTTTGTACGAAAGTGGGAGCACATGATGAAGATCAAGGAAGTCATCGTGGTCGAAGGACGAGACGATACCGCAGCAATCAAACATGCGGTTAATGCCGATACGATTGAAACTGGCGGTTCTGCCATTCATAAAAGAACGATTGAAAAAATCAGGCTGGCGCAACAAAAACGCGGTGTTATTATTTTTACAGACCCCGATTATCAAGGGGAGCGCATCCGAAAAATTATCAGCAAGTCAGTTCCAGGCTGCAAGCACGCATTTATTACCCAGGAGGATGGGACCAAAAAGGGCGACATCGGCGTTGAGAACGCGACACCTGACGTGATTATTCGTGCGCTCTCAGAAGTACGTACCGAAATGGCGGAAACGGCTGGAGAGATTACCTCTGACGATCTGTTGGCAAATGGCCTGACGTCCGGAGTAGATGCCAAAGAACGCAGAATTAAGCTGGGAGAAGCATTGGGGATCGGATACGCCAACGCCAAGCAAATGCTGCAGCGGCTCAATGCCTTCCAAATCAGTCGAGCAGAATTCGAAGCGGCCATTACGGCCATCAACAAAGAGAGGGAGTAAGCCATGACCCAAATAGCGGGCAAGGATATTGCCACACCTACGCGCACAAAAGAAATATTGGAGAAGTACGGCTTTGCTTTTAAGAAGAGTTTGGGCCAGAACTTCCTGATAGACACCAATATTTTACATAACATTGTTTCAGAGGCAGACCTTACCAAGGAAAAGGGAGCGATTGAAATCGGGCCCGGTATCGGTGCGTTGACGGAGCAATTGGGACGAGCAGCCAAAAAAGTGATGGCGATCGAAATCGACCAGCGTCTTCTGCCTATTTTGCAGGACACGCTGTCACCCTATGAAAATATTGAAGTCGTTCATGGGGACGTACTGGAGCTGGATTTGAAGAAGTTAATAGAAGAAAAGATGACAGGAGTGGAAAAGCTGAGCGTAGTGGCGAATCTGCCTTACTATGTGACGACACCGATCCTGATGAAGCTGCTGGAAGAGAGATTGCCTCTCGAGAACATCGTGGTCATGATTCAAAAGGAAGTGGCAGAGAGAATTGCAGCCAAACCAGGAACGAAAGACTATGGCTCTCTTTCAGTCGCAGCTCAATTCTATGCAGACACAGAAGTAGCAATGATAGTGCCTGCAAGTGTGTTCATTCCGCGTCCGAATGTCGACTCGGCAGTGATTCGCTTAAAGGTAAGAGATCGTCCGCCAGTGGAAGTAGACGACCAGGATGTGTTTTTCCGGGTGGTACGCAGCTCGTTTGCACAGCGCCGTAAGACGTTGTTGAACAACCTAATGAACGGACTGTTTCCTAAAACCCAAAAGGATGAAGTAATACAGATGCTCACTGACATCGGGATCGATCCAACCCGGCGTGGTGAAACACTCAGTTTGGACGAATTTGCCTGCCTAGCGAACGAAGGTATGCGCCGCGGACTGATTACGTAAATCGTGTAGACAACCCCCTTATTTTTGGGCGTGATCCCCCAAGAATGGGGGTTTTTGCGTGTTTATGCCCTTTATGCATAACATTTGACAAATATCTACGTTTTTTATGAAAAAAACCCCGTTGACAAAATATCTGCAGGGTTGCTATAATTTTTTATTTCTTTGACAAAATATAAGGGAGCTGTTATAATAGATGTAAGCGAGGTGGATGGAACAATGGCAAGAAACGCGTTACTTGACATTAAACGCAGTTTAGACGGACACATTGGTGAGCGCATCCTGCTGAAGGCTAATGGCGGTCGCCGCAAAACCGTTGAACGTAGTGGCATCCTCGAAGAAACTTACCCATCTGTGTTTGTGGTAAAGCTGGATGACGATCAACTCTTTGAGCGGGTATCTTACAGCTATGCTGACATCTTGACGGAAACAGTAGAATTGACGGTGTGCCGCGAAAACGAGCACATCCGCATCACATTTGTACAACAGTAGAGCCCTTTTGGGTTCTACTGTTTTGTTTTTTATATCGAAAAGCTCTGAACATTTGGTTGAGGCAATAAAAAGAACGGTATGGAGCACACTAAGCCTGTCAACGAGAAGGAGGGTGCTATGGGTCGCAAACGAGGACTGATGTCAGAGCAGTTTAAGATGGAACTGGCCAAAGAGCTTGGGTTTTACGATACGGTAAAAGCCGAGGGTTGGGGAGGCATCACGACACGGGACGCGGGTAACATGGTCAAGCGCGCTGTTCAGCTTGCTGAGGAAGCATTAGCCGCTAAGCGATTGTAGCGTTTGGTTTGATCGTACAGGCGTTTCTCACCATATAAACACTCGTTGACAAGGCCGGGGCATCCCCGGCTTTTTTCTATAAAGAGAGCTGAATTTTCGAAATACCCATAATGATCTCGATCCTATTCTTTTTAATTGATCAAGTGGCATGGGTGAGTTTGCCTATGCTACAATAAGAGACTAGGAAATTTAGAAAGTAGGCAGAGGTGAACTACGTGCGTATCTCGGTCAAAGCTCCGGCCAAAATTAATTTGACTCTTGACGTGCTTGCCAAACGGCCGGACGGTTATCACGAAGTAGAAATGGTGATGACAACCGTAGACTTGGCAGATCGTGTGGACATGACTCTACGCGAAGATGGTGAGATTACGCTGGACTGTTCTGCCAGCTTCGTACCGGATGATATCCGTAACCACGCATATAAAGCGGCAACGCTCATGAAAGAAAAATTTCAAGTACGCCAGGGCGTACACTTGTATATCGATAAGCAAATTCCGGTTGCGGCTGGATTGGCAGGTGGCAGCAGTGATGCAGCGGCAACACTACGCGGCTTGAACCAATTGTGGAATCTCGGGTTGACCAGAGATGAGCTGGCTAAAATCGGCGCGGAGATTGGCTCTGATGTGCCATTTTGCGTTTATGGAGGAACAGCACTGGCGACGGGGCGTGGCGAACAGATTGCGCATCTGGGAGCTCCTGCACCGTGCTGGGTCATTCTAGCCAAGCCGCCTATCGGAGTATCTACCCCGGATGTATACGGAAACCTGCGTGTGGCTCAGATCGATAATCATCCCGATACCAAACAAATGCTGCAAGCCATCGCTACCCAAGACTTTTCACTCATGTGCCAATCTCTTGGGAATGTGCTGGAGAACGTCACGCTCTCGCTCCATCCACAAGTAAAACAGATCAAGGATCTCATGATTGCTTCGGGGGCAGATGGTGTCCTGATGTCTGGCAGCGGCCCTACTGTGTTTGCTCTTGTGCAAAAGGAAGCGAAGGTACATCGGATTTACAATGCGTTGCGAGGTTTTGTCAAAGATGTGTTTGTTGTCCGAATGTTAGGCGCTCAAGATGGGGAAATACTTGCATAAACCCGTATGGAAATGATACATTAACAGCATAATATTCGGTTTTGGAGGAAGAGCCATGAAGAAATTGCGCAGAAGTGCACGTCTGGTTGACATGACGCAGCACTTGCTCGCCCATCCCCATACGCTGACTCCTCTCACTCTGTTCGCGGAACAATACGGCGCAGCGAAATCATCCATCAGTGAAGACTTGTCTATCATCAAAGAGGCTTTTGAAGTCCAAGGGGTAGGCTTGTTGAAAACGGTGGCGGGAGCGGCAGGCGGAGTGAAGTATATTCCACAGGTCAAAACGGAAGAGGCCCTTCACTTCATGCGCGAACTGATCGGTCAACTCGCTAATCCAGAGAGACTTTTGCCAGGTGGATACTTGTACATGTCCGACATTCTCGGAAATCCACAAACGATGGCGAAGATCGGAAAGCTCTTTGCAACCGCTTATGCGGATAAAAATGTGGATGTCGTCATGACGGTGGAAACAAAGGGGATTCCACTTGCGTATGCGACGGCTATGTTTTTGAATGTGCCTGTTGTGATTGTGCGCCGTGACAACAAGGTGACGGAAGGTTCAGTAGTGAGCATTAACTATGTATCGGGTTCCAGTAAACGAATTCAAACCATGTCACTCGCTCGCCGCGGTTTGGCCGAGCAGTCTCGTGTCCTCATTGTGGACGACTTTATGAAAGCTGGCGGGACATTGCGGGGCATGATTGATCTGTTGCAGGAATTCCGTGCAACCGTAGTAGGATGCGGCGTACTGGTAGAAACGACGGCGGATGTTTCTGAGCGTTTGGTAGATGAGTATGTATCGCTTGCAAAACTTCAGGATGTAGACTTCAAGGGCAAGCAAATTGAAATAGAGCTGGGCAGTTTTTTTGAAAATAGAGGGGAGTAGATAAGTATGGCAATCTCTTTTGTTTCAACTGACAAGGCTCCTGCCGCTATTGGTCCTTACAGCCAAGCTGCGAAGGTAGGTCCATTTCTTTTTGCATCGGGTCAAATTCCGCTGCGTGCAGACGGCACTTTGGTAGAAGGTGACGTCGTGGAGCAAACCCATCAGGTTTTTTCCAACATTCAAGCGGTACTGGCAGAAGCCGGTGGCAACCTGACGAACGTAGTGAAGGCGACTGTATTCATCAAGGATATGAATGATTTTGGTCAACTGAACGAAGTGTACGGCCAATATTTTGGCGATCACAAGCCAGCTCGTTCCACTGTAGAAGTGGCACGTCTGCCGCGTGATGTAAAAGTCGAAATCGAAATCGTAGCTTATATCGAATAGAAAAAAATGGAAAACAGCCTGATGCCACGCGCATTGGGCTGTTTTTTGTACTTGCGGAAAATGTTTCCAAAAAATGACATATAAACATATTTATATATTTTTTCAAAAATTGCATAATGATAAGCAGGAATATTTACCCAGCGGGTGGAAATAATCCTAAACGCGTTACATAGATAAAGGGAGTGAACTAGATGGAAGTAACAGACGTAAGACTTCGCCGAGTGAATACGGATGGTAGGATGAAAGCGATTGCATCCATTACAATCGACCATGAATTTGTGGTTCATGATATCCGTGTCATTGACGGAAACAACGGTATGTTTGTAGCTATGCCGAGCAAGCGTACACCAGATGGAGAATTCCGTGATATTGCACATCCGATTTCTTCAACTACCCGTGAAAAAATTCAGGCAGCAGTACTCACAGAATACGACCGCGTAGGTCAAGAGGAAGAAAGCACTATCGAAGCTGGTGCTTAAAAACACACAAAGCACCCTGTCACTTGCGGCAGGGTGCTTCGGCGTCCGTTAACCATAACATTTTTTTAGATCGTTTAAAATAATTTCTCGGTCCATTCCTTCCCCGATGAAGACAGCTACCATTTTCGGTCCGAAATTTTCAAAAGGGAACAATAGCACCTGATTATCGGTATGCTGAAACGAGATCAGCTCGGGCTTTCCGTGGAATTGAACGTAGCCTTTTGCTCGATAGACGTTTTTAGGGAGATCGTATAGAAAGTCCTCGAATTTTTTCGCGTCTACGGGTCCGGTGAATACATAGGAAAACGTTTCGATACTATTGTAGAGAGAGGGCTGGCTTGTTTTTAGGCCAAGGGATTGCTTGAGCCTGTCCATCGTGGACATTCGGCCGATGCTTTTCTGTACGGCAATGGGGCGGTTTGGTTCGTTGTCTGGCGATCGCTCATGAACGGTGCGTTTGACAGACAAAAGCCGGGAGACTTCTATTTCAGCCTGAACAGTAGCGTGTATGGATGCAGTTGGATTGATTTCACTGAGCTTTTGACGAACCCGCTCAATGACATCAGGACTGGTCAAATCGGTTTTGTTCAAAAGAAGCAGGTCTGCGTAACGCACTTGGTTTCGAATCGTTTTGACCAGAGTGGAAGTCGAGGAGAATCGTGAGTTGAGATCCAGAAAGCGAGAGGCGTCGACAACACTAATGGTCCCTTTTAACTCCAGTCGATCATACAGCTCTGGATGAGTAATCGTATCGATGACATCAAGTGGATCGGCTACGCCAGTAGTCTCGATGAGGATTCGGTCTGGCGCAATGGCGTTCATAATATCTTTCAAGCCCTCCGTTAGCTCGCCCTTGATCGAGCAGCATATGCAGCCATCGAGCATTTTTTTGACAGGAAAGCCGAAGCCTTGCAATTGTTCCCCGTCAATATCTTCCTCCCCCATTTCATTCATCAAGACGACGACTTTCTGGTCTGTGATGCGCAAATGAGTCAGCCACTTTTGCAAAAGGGTGGTTTTTCCACTACCTAAATACCCAGTCAGCAAGTATACCTCCGCGCTCATCTTATCCTACCTCCTTCAAATAACCCCTTTCGCCCAACAATATATCACATTTCTGTCAGAAAATTAAATGTTGTCTGCCATGTGTCTAACTACTGGCAATGCAAGGAATCAGGGATAATCCTGTATCGATTGTCTTGAAATTCACATATGAATTAGGATATAGTCATTGTGGAACTTCTACGATGGAGGGTTGACATGTCTAAGATCCATGCCGTGGTTCTGGCTGCTGGTCAGGGTACGCGGATGAAATCGAAGCTGTACAAAGTCCTGCACCCTGTGTGCGGAAAGCCTATGGTTCAGCATGTAGTCGATACGATGGCGTCCATGCAGGTTCAGGATATCGTTGTCGTCGTAGGTCATGGTGCTGACGCTGTCCGTGCCAAGCTAGGCGAGGACGTTACTTATGCACTGCAAGAAGAACAGTTGGGAACGGCACATGCCGTTTCGCAAGCAGCGCCGTTTTTACAGGATAAAGAAGGAACTACGTTTCTTTTATATGGAGACGTTCCCCTCTTGTCAGCGACTACGTTGTCGGCCTTGCTGACCTATCACGAGGAGCAGCAAGCGGCTGCAACTGTATTAACCGCCGTATTACCTGATGCAACAGGTTATGGGCGTATCGTGCGCAATGAGGCGGGCGAAGTATTGCGAATCGTGGAACATAAGGACGCTACGGAAGCGGAACGGGCGATCAGAGAAATTAATACGGGCATATACTGCTATGACAACCGAAAATTATGGAAAGCCTTGGCGGAAGTGAAAAATGACAACGCACAAGGCGAATACTATGTAACAGACGTTGTCGGTATTTTGCGTGATGCAGGTGAAAAGGTAGTTGCATACGAAGCGATTGATCCAGAGGAAACAATGGGTGTGAACGATCGTGTACAGCTATCGGAAGCAGAAGCCTACATGAAAAAACGTATTATGACTGGTCACATGCGAAATGGTGTGACAATCATTGATCCAGCTTCTACGTACATCGAAGCTGATGTGAAGATTGAGGCAGATACCGTGATCCACCCAGGCTCTTTCCTGCGTGGACAAACAACCGTTGGAGCTGATTGTGTAATCGGCCCCCAAGCAGATCTGACGAATGTGGAAGTAGCGAGTGGCGTGACCATTTCTTACTCAGTGATGGTTGATTCAAGTGTGGAAAGCGATTCATCTGTAGGGCCATTTGCTTATGTTCGACCAGGATCGCAGATTGGAAGCAATGCCAAAATCGGTGATTTCGTGGAATTGAAAAATGCGAAAATTGGTGACGGTACGAAGGTTCCTCATCTCAGCTATGTAGGGGATGCGGAGATCGGAGACGGAGTCAATATTGGCTGTGGAACGATTACCGTCAACTACGATGGCGCAGTGAAGCATAAAACAACAGTAAAAGATGGAGCATTCATCGGATGCAACAGTAATCTGGTTGCGCCTGTTACAGTTGGACAAAATGCTTATGTAGCTGCAGGATCGACTATTAATCAAGATGTGCCAGATAATGCGCTTGCGATCGCACGTGAGCGTCAAGTAAATAAAATCGATTACGCGAACAAAATGCCTCGCAAGGGCAAAAAGCAATCATAACGGGAGGTTCTTGAGAAGATCATGGCTAACTACCGCGACCCAAAACTGAAGGTATTTACGTGCAACGCAAACCCGGAACTGGCAAAAGAAATCGCCGAACACATCGGTGTACCACTCGGAAACGCACAAGTAGTGCGCTTTAGTGATGGCGAATGCCAACTCAAACTCAATGAAAGCGTTCGCGGTTGTGACGTATTTGTCATTCAGCCAACATCTGCTCCCGTTAATGAGCATCTGATGGAGCTTTTGGTCATGGTCGATGCATTGAAACGCGCTTCGGCTAAGAGTATTAACGTAGTAATTCCTTACTACGGTTACGCTCGTCAAGATCGTAAAGCACGTGCACGTGATCCAATCACGGCCAAGCTGGTTGCAAACCTGATCGAGACTGCAGGTGCACAACGTGTGATTACGATGGATCTGCACGCAACACAAATCCAAGGCTTCTTCGATATTCCAGTGGATCATCTGTTGGGTGTGCCTATCTTGGGTAAACACTTCTCTGAAAAAGGTCTGAAAGATATCGTTGTCGTATCCCCAGACCACGGTGGAGTAACTCGTGCTCGTAAATTGGCAGAACGTCTGGAAGCGCCTATTGCCATTATTGACAAACGTCGCCCAGAACCAAACGTAGCCGAAGTAATGAACATCGTAGGTAACATCGAAGGCAAAACAGCGATCATCATCGACGATATTATCGATACCGCTGGAACGATCACACTGGCTGCAAGTGCACTTGTAGAAGCAGGCGCACGTGAAGTATATGCATGCTGCACGCACCCTGTTCTGTCCGGTCCTGCTATCGAGCGTATTGCTAACTCGAAGATCAAGGAACTGATTGTGACCAACTCGATCCCGCTGACCGAAGAACAAATTATCGATAAGATTACCGTTCTTTCCGTAGCGCCAATCATTGGTGAAGCAATCATTCGTGTTCACGAAGAGCTTTCCGTAAGCAAGTTGTTCGATTAATATACAATCCCCTGATAGGGGATTGAACTAAACCTCCGATGGACAAGCTAGTGAGGAAACTTTTACTAGCAGTCCGAAGGAGGTTTTTTTGTGGAACAATTACAGGCACAGTCTCGTGAAAAAAAGACAGGCAATGCTGTAAAGGTACTGCGCAATGAAGGTTGGGTTCCCGGTATTATGTACGGCAGCGAAGTGGGCAATAAGCCGATTCAGGTCAAAGGAAGAGAGCTGGATGCGGCCCTGCGTCACCAGGCGACGAACAAGCCATTCCGGTTGAGTGTAGACGGTGACACGCACGATGTCATGGTTTATGAGCTGCAACGGCATCCTTTGCAGGGGAACATTTTGCATGCAGATTTTAAGAAGATCAATATGAATGAAAAAATACACACGTCCGTTCCTGTCCTCATGACAGGAGATCCGGAGTTGGGTGTGGCTACCCTTATCCGCCACAGTGTGGAAGTGACGTGCTTGCCAGGTAATATACCAGAGTCGTTCCTGGTAGATGTCGACGGGTTCAATATCGGCGATGTCGTTTTGGTAGCGGATCTGACGGTCCCACCAGGAGTGGAGCTGGGGCTTGATTCCACGGAAGTGCTGATCAGTGTCTTGCCGGTTAAGGCCAAGTCCGAAGAATCGATTGATGCGGAGCAAGAAGCAGAGGCGGTGGCCGAGAAAGCAGGAACCGCAAACGAATAAAGTCATGGCATAAAAAAAGAAGGGCGAGGTGATTTCATCTCTGCCCTTTTCCTTTTGTTCACGTAACCATTCGAGTACAATGGGGAGAGAGTAGGAGGGAATAAGCGTGAAAGTCATAATAGGATTGGGTAATCCAGGCAAAAAATATGAAGACACCAGACATAATGCTGGCTTTATGGCCATAGATAAGATTAGCGACAAATGGGGAATTCCTGTTACGCAAAACAAATTTCGTGCACTCGTGGGCGAAGGCCGAATCGAAGGCGAGAAGGTACTGCTGGTGAAGCCGCAGACGTACATGAATCTCTCCGGTGAATCGGTAGCGGAAGTCCTCAAGTTTTACAAGCTGATTCCGGACGATCTCGTCGTCATCTACGATGATCTTGATTTGCCGACTGGACATCTTCGTCTGCGAGAAAAAGGCAGCGCT is from Brevibacillus brevis and encodes:
- the ispE gene encoding 4-(cytidine 5'-diphospho)-2-C-methyl-D-erythritol kinase: MRISVKAPAKINLTLDVLAKRPDGYHEVEMVMTTVDLADRVDMTLREDGEITLDCSASFVPDDIRNHAYKAATLMKEKFQVRQGVHLYIDKQIPVAAGLAGGSSDAAATLRGLNQLWNLGLTRDELAKIGAEIGSDVPFCVYGGTALATGRGEQIAHLGAPAPCWVILAKPPIGVSTPDVYGNLRVAQIDNHPDTKQMLQAIATQDFSLMCQSLGNVLENVTLSLHPQVKQIKDLMIASGADGVLMSGSGPTVFALVQKEAKVHRIYNALRGFVKDVFVVRMLGAQDGEILA
- the purR gene encoding pur operon repressor, producing MKKLRRSARLVDMTQHLLAHPHTLTPLTLFAEQYGAAKSSISEDLSIIKEAFEVQGVGLLKTVAGAAGGVKYIPQVKTEEALHFMRELIGQLANPERLLPGGYLYMSDILGNPQTMAKIGKLFATAYADKNVDVVMTVETKGIPLAYATAMFLNVPVVIVRRDNKVTEGSVVSINYVSGSSKRIQTMSLARRGLAEQSRVLIVDDFMKAGGTLRGMIDLLQEFRATVVGCGVLVETTADVSERLVDEYVSLAKLQDVDFKGKQIEIELGSFFENRGE
- a CDS encoding RidA family protein — encoded protein: MAISFVSTDKAPAAIGPYSQAAKVGPFLFASGQIPLRADGTLVEGDVVEQTHQVFSNIQAVLAEAGGNLTNVVKATVFIKDMNDFGQLNEVYGQYFGDHKPARSTVEVARLPRDVKVEIEIVAYIE
- the spoVG gene encoding septation regulator SpoVG, translated to MEVTDVRLRRVNTDGRMKAIASITIDHEFVVHDIRVIDGNNGMFVAMPSKRTPDGEFRDIAHPISSTTREKIQAAVLTEYDRVGQEEESTIEAGA
- a CDS encoding CobW family GTP-binding protein — encoded protein: MSAEVYLLTGYLGSGKTTLLQKWLTHLRITDQKVVVLMNEMGEEDIDGEQLQGFGFPVKKMLDGCICCSIKGELTEGLKDIMNAIAPDRILIETTGVADPLDVIDTITHPELYDRLELKGTISVVDASRFLDLNSRFSSTSTLVKTIRNQVRYADLLLLNKTDLTSPDVIERVRQKLSEINPTASIHATVQAEIEVSRLLSVKRTVHERSPDNEPNRPIAVQKSIGRMSTMDRLKQSLGLKTSQPSLYNSIETFSYVFTGPVDAKKFEDFLYDLPKNVYRAKGYVQFHGKPELISFQHTDNQVLLFPFENFGPKMVAVFIGEGMDREIILNDLKKCYG
- the glmU gene encoding bifunctional UDP-N-acetylglucosamine diphosphorylase/glucosamine-1-phosphate N-acetyltransferase GlmU — translated: MSKIHAVVLAAGQGTRMKSKLYKVLHPVCGKPMVQHVVDTMASMQVQDIVVVVGHGADAVRAKLGEDVTYALQEEQLGTAHAVSQAAPFLQDKEGTTFLLYGDVPLLSATTLSALLTYHEEQQAAATVLTAVLPDATGYGRIVRNEAGEVLRIVEHKDATEAERAIREINTGIYCYDNRKLWKALAEVKNDNAQGEYYVTDVVGILRDAGEKVVAYEAIDPEETMGVNDRVQLSEAEAYMKKRIMTGHMRNGVTIIDPASTYIEADVKIEADTVIHPGSFLRGQTTVGADCVIGPQADLTNVEVASGVTISYSVMVDSSVESDSSVGPFAYVRPGSQIGSNAKIGDFVELKNAKIGDGTKVPHLSYVGDAEIGDGVNIGCGTITVNYDGAVKHKTTVKDGAFIGCNSNLVAPVTVGQNAYVAAGSTINQDVPDNALAIARERQVNKIDYANKMPRKGKKQS
- a CDS encoding ribose-phosphate diphosphokinase, translated to MANYRDPKLKVFTCNANPELAKEIAEHIGVPLGNAQVVRFSDGECQLKLNESVRGCDVFVIQPTSAPVNEHLMELLVMVDALKRASAKSINVVIPYYGYARQDRKARARDPITAKLVANLIETAGAQRVITMDLHATQIQGFFDIPVDHLLGVPILGKHFSEKGLKDIVVVSPDHGGVTRARKLAERLEAPIAIIDKRRPEPNVAEVMNIVGNIEGKTAIIIDDIIDTAGTITLAASALVEAGAREVYACCTHPVLSGPAIERIANSKIKELIVTNSIPLTEEQIIDKITVLSVAPIIGEAIIRVHEELSVSKLFD
- a CDS encoding 50S ribosomal protein L25, translating into MEQLQAQSREKKTGNAVKVLRNEGWVPGIMYGSEVGNKPIQVKGRELDAALRHQATNKPFRLSVDGDTHDVMVYELQRHPLQGNILHADFKKINMNEKIHTSVPVLMTGDPELGVATLIRHSVEVTCLPGNIPESFLVDVDGFNIGDVVLVADLTVPPGVELGLDSTEVLISVLPVKAKSEESIDAEQEAEAVAEKAGTANE